One genomic region from Paramicrobacterium agarici encodes:
- a CDS encoding LLM class flavin-dependent oxidoreductase yields the protein MMKLSVLDLIPVRSRQSTAQALHATTTLAQKADSLGYTRYWVAEHHNMKAVASTNPAVLIGLLASRTQRIKVGSGGVMLPNHSPLVVAEQFALLEAAAPGRIDLGIGRAPGSDPVVTAVLSQSGATSDVNRFPSHVSDIIALLSDEGANVELTSGKEYALRSTPKADSAPPVWLLGSSDYSASLAASFGLPYVFANHFAGTGAERALDLYRTGFRPSAYAEEPVTFMTANAVVAETADEAYAQAVPQLLQMARLRTNKPMGALDTIEEAAAAETDALTQEFMQQSLSGYIIGDPSTAAAKARALAAQHDVDELMISPVAGAHDADPLDSVPARERTLELLARELLEH from the coding sequence ATGATGAAACTCTCAGTGCTCGATCTCATTCCCGTCCGATCGCGACAGTCCACCGCGCAAGCCCTTCATGCGACGACGACGCTCGCGCAGAAGGCTGACAGCCTTGGCTACACGCGCTACTGGGTTGCAGAGCATCACAATATGAAAGCTGTCGCGTCGACAAATCCCGCAGTGCTTATTGGACTGCTGGCGTCGCGCACGCAGAGAATCAAGGTCGGATCGGGTGGGGTGATGCTGCCCAACCACTCTCCGCTCGTCGTCGCCGAGCAGTTCGCGCTTCTCGAGGCCGCAGCGCCGGGGCGCATCGATCTCGGTATCGGCCGGGCACCGGGGAGCGATCCCGTGGTCACGGCTGTTCTGTCGCAGTCGGGCGCGACGAGCGACGTGAACCGCTTCCCGTCTCACGTGAGCGACATCATCGCCCTCCTCAGTGATGAGGGTGCGAATGTGGAGCTGACGAGCGGTAAAGAGTACGCGCTGCGATCCACGCCGAAGGCGGATTCCGCGCCACCGGTCTGGCTTCTGGGTTCGAGTGACTACTCAGCATCTCTCGCCGCCTCATTTGGACTCCCGTACGTGTTCGCGAACCACTTCGCCGGTACAGGAGCCGAGCGCGCACTCGACCTCTATCGCACAGGTTTTCGGCCATCGGCTTACGCAGAGGAGCCGGTGACGTTCATGACCGCGAACGCCGTCGTCGCCGAAACCGCCGACGAGGCATACGCCCAGGCCGTCCCTCAGCTTCTGCAGATGGCGCGCTTGCGCACGAACAAGCCCATGGGCGCCCTCGACACGATCGAGGAGGCGGCTGCTGCCGAAACGGACGCACTCACGCAAGAATTCATGCAGCAGTCGCTCAGCGGCTATATCATCGGCGACCCGAGCACTGCCGCGGCGAAAGCGCGCGCCCTCGCTGCTCAGCACGACGTCGACGAGCTCATGATCTCACCGGTCGCGGGAGCTCACGACGCGGATCCTCTGGATTCCGTCCCCGCTCGTGAACGGACACTGGAGCTTCTCGCCCGCGAGCTGCTCGAGCACTGA
- a CDS encoding protealysin inhibitor emfourin — MTPEHSVPLEQDSSPRSIVVERSGGVAGVRRSWRAELDERPEGARLRTLIETVDWARGLRVGEAGADGFRYRIRCLTSSQTCVLEAQLAESELTTTWRELIERVRESDSA, encoded by the coding sequence GTGACACCCGAGCACAGCGTGCCGCTCGAGCAGGATTCAAGCCCACGCAGCATCGTGGTCGAACGTTCCGGCGGCGTTGCGGGAGTTCGCCGCTCATGGCGCGCAGAGCTTGACGAGCGCCCCGAAGGCGCGCGCCTCAGAACGCTCATCGAGACCGTCGATTGGGCACGAGGGCTGCGCGTGGGCGAAGCCGGAGCTGACGGTTTTCGCTACCGCATCCGCTGCTTAACCTCATCTCAGACCTGCGTCCTCGAAGCACAGCTAGCCGAGTCGGAGCTGACAACGACATGGCGCGAGCTCATCGAGCGCGTGCGCGAGTCGGATTCCGCGTAA
- a CDS encoding LLM class flavin-dependent oxidoreductase, with protein MQFGIFSVGDITQDPTTGRTPTDASRLSDVLTIAQHAEDVGLDVFAMGEHHNPPFFPSSPVAINSYLAAKTSRIILSTATTLITTNDPVRLAEDYAMLQHLSGGRMDLVLGRGNTGPVYPWFGEDIRQGIPLAIEKYGLLHKLWREEYVDWEGQFRTPLQGFQSTPRPLDGVPPFVWHGSIRSPQIAEQAAYYGDGFFANHIFWPASHTQRMIGLYRQRFEHYGHGSADQAIVGLGGQVFMRKNSQDAVREFRPYFDNAPVYGHGPSLEEFTSQTPLTVGSPQEVIDRTLGFRDYVGDYQRQLFLMDHAGLPLKTVLEQLDLLGEEVVPVLRREFARVRPSHVPEAPTHAARLAAGNSQQQEPVTLSASPAGSENE; from the coding sequence ATGCAGTTCGGAATCTTCAGCGTCGGCGACATCACTCAGGACCCGACAACGGGGCGAACGCCGACTGACGCGTCGCGGCTCAGCGACGTTCTCACCATTGCGCAGCATGCCGAAGATGTCGGTCTCGATGTCTTCGCGATGGGGGAGCACCACAACCCGCCGTTCTTCCCCTCGAGCCCTGTCGCGATCAACAGCTATCTCGCCGCGAAGACCTCACGCATCATCCTCTCGACGGCAACAACGTTGATCACGACGAACGACCCGGTGCGACTTGCCGAGGACTACGCGATGCTCCAGCATCTCTCGGGCGGGCGCATGGACCTCGTGCTGGGGAGGGGTAACACGGGCCCCGTATACCCCTGGTTCGGCGAGGACATCCGCCAGGGCATTCCGCTCGCCATCGAGAAGTACGGTCTCCTGCACAAGCTGTGGCGCGAAGAGTACGTCGACTGGGAGGGGCAGTTCCGAACACCGCTACAGGGGTTCCAATCGACGCCGAGGCCGCTCGACGGCGTGCCGCCGTTCGTGTGGCACGGCAGCATTCGCTCGCCTCAGATTGCCGAACAGGCGGCGTACTACGGCGACGGCTTCTTCGCGAATCACATCTTCTGGCCTGCATCGCACACTCAGCGCATGATCGGGCTCTATCGCCAGCGTTTCGAGCACTACGGGCACGGGTCGGCGGATCAGGCGATCGTGGGTCTGGGCGGTCAGGTGTTCATGCGCAAGAACTCGCAGGATGCTGTCAGAGAGTTCCGCCCCTACTTCGACAATGCCCCCGTGTACGGGCACGGTCCGAGCCTCGAGGAATTCACCTCGCAGACTCCGCTGACGGTCGGCAGCCCGCAGGAGGTGATCGACCGCACGCTGGGGTTCCGCGACTACGTCGGCGACTACCAGCGGCAGCTGTTCCTCATGGATCACGCGGGGCTGCCGCTCAAGACGGTTCTCGAACAGCTGGATCTGCTTGGCGAGGAGGTCGTGCCCGTGCTCCGCCGGGAGTTCGCACGCGTGCGTCCCTCTCACGTGCCCGAGGCGCCGACTCACGCTGCCCGGCTCGCTGCGGGGAATTCTCAGCAGCAGGAACCGGTTACACTGAGCGCGTCACCAGCAGGATCGGAGAACGAGTAA
- a CDS encoding FMN reductase, whose product MTTRKLAVVTSGLSTPSSTRMLADRLAEATREKLVATGADVDVTTIEVRDLAHSITNNMLTGFADDALQGAIDAVTGADGLIAVSPVFKTSYAGLFKSFIDVIDNTALTDLPVVVGATGGTPRHSLALDFAMRPLFTYMHSVVVPTGVYAASDDWGAGAETVKALPERIDRAARELAALMEHSTRSENVVDPFALDENFDQLLGGFQGN is encoded by the coding sequence ATGACAACGCGCAAGCTCGCGGTTGTGACGTCGGGGCTCAGCACCCCGTCGTCGACACGAATGCTGGCGGACCGGCTCGCGGAGGCGACGAGGGAAAAGCTCGTCGCGACGGGTGCCGATGTGGACGTCACGACGATCGAAGTCCGCGACCTCGCGCATTCGATCACGAACAATATGCTCACGGGCTTTGCCGACGACGCGCTGCAGGGCGCGATCGACGCGGTGACGGGAGCAGATGGTCTCATCGCCGTCTCGCCCGTCTTCAAGACGAGTTACGCGGGACTGTTCAAGTCGTTCATCGACGTGATCGATAACACGGCGCTCACGGATCTCCCGGTCGTGGTCGGCGCAACAGGAGGTACCCCGAGGCACTCGCTCGCCCTCGACTTCGCGATGCGACCGCTCTTCACCTACATGCACTCCGTCGTCGTGCCGACGGGAGTGTATGCGGCGAGCGACGACTGGGGCGCCGGTGCAGAAACGGTGAAGGCCCTGCCCGAGCGAATCGACAGAGCGGCGCGCGAACTGGCGGCGCTCATGGAACATTCAACGCGCTCAGAGAACGTCGTGGATCCCTTCGCACTCGATGAGAACTTCGACCAGCTGCTCGGAGGCTTCCAAGGCAACTGA
- a CDS encoding DUF5302 domain-containing protein translates to MSSDDSTPQGPPEDVKRKFREALDRKNNQQKGPIDGDDHLRDNSPVDHAQGRADHQRDFRRKTG, encoded by the coding sequence ATGAGCTCCGACGATTCAACACCACAGGGACCGCCAGAAGACGTCAAGCGCAAGTTCCGAGAGGCGCTCGACCGCAAGAACAACCAGCAGAAGGGGCCGATCGACGGCGACGACCATCTGCGCGACAATTCACCTGTCGACCACGCGCAGGGGCGCGCTGATCATCAGCGCGACTTCCGGCGCAAGACCGGCTGA
- a CDS encoding VanZ family protein, whose protein sequence is MRHNRGMLRRRTLFGVLTLVYAMFIAAITLTPEPFGDGVEGTIDRALQALSQHPLTSWITYTLVEFVANIGMLVPFGLFVALCAGRRLWWVGAVASLAYTVFIESFQALVLSATRYATISDVIANSVGGLVGALVVYLAATATDARTRRRSASSTSGT, encoded by the coding sequence GTGCGACACAATAGAGGGATGCTGCGCAGGCGAACTCTCTTCGGTGTCCTGACGCTTGTCTACGCGATGTTCATCGCAGCGATAACGCTGACACCCGAACCGTTCGGCGACGGCGTTGAAGGCACGATCGACCGGGCGCTCCAGGCCCTTTCGCAGCATCCGCTGACCTCGTGGATCACGTACACCCTCGTGGAGTTCGTGGCGAACATTGGAATGCTCGTGCCGTTCGGCCTGTTCGTTGCGCTGTGCGCAGGCCGACGACTTTGGTGGGTCGGCGCCGTTGCGAGCCTCGCGTACACCGTCTTCATCGAGTCGTTTCAGGCGCTCGTGCTGTCGGCGACGCGTTACGCGACCATCAGCGATGTCATCGCAAACAGCGTCGGCGGCCTTGTGGGAGCGCTTGTCGTGTACCTGGCGGCAACCGCGACCGATGCCCGAACTCGCCGTCGTTCAGCCTCCTCCACGAGCGGCACGTGA
- the rpsO gene encoding 30S ribosomal protein S15 produces MALDAETKKAIIEEYATHPGDTGSPEVQIAVMTERIKGLTEHLKDHKHDHHSRRGLLLLVGQRRRMLGYLSDVDINRYRKLIERLGLRR; encoded by the coding sequence ATGGCACTTGATGCAGAGACCAAGAAGGCGATCATCGAAGAGTACGCAACCCACCCCGGTGACACTGGATCCCCTGAGGTCCAGATTGCCGTGATGACCGAGCGCATCAAGGGGCTCACCGAGCACCTGAAGGATCACAAGCACGACCACCACTCGCGTCGTGGTCTGCTCCTTCTCGTCGGTCAGCGTCGTCGCATGCTGGGCTACCTGTCCGATGTTGACATCAACCGCTACCGCAAGCTCATCGAGCGTCTTGGTTTGCGCCGATAA
- a CDS encoding fructosamine kinase family protein, with the protein MSDNVVVKQDAAAPTGFFEAEAAGLRWLSAANGVRCAEVEGVSPGRIELRRIIETSPSRAAARRFGTELAVTHDAGAASFGAPPDGWDGPLFIGSRRMPSETSEHWGDFYASARVLPFLDVAERAGNLTGAERETVEAACEVISRGAFDDGETPARIHGDLWNGNVLWAEHGVVLIDPAAHGGHRETDLAMLALFGCPNLADVREGYEATHPLMPGWEERIPVHQLHPLAVHAAGHGRGYGVELARAARAVLQLG; encoded by the coding sequence TTGAGCGACAACGTCGTCGTCAAGCAGGACGCCGCGGCACCAACCGGATTCTTCGAGGCGGAGGCCGCGGGGCTGCGCTGGCTCAGCGCGGCGAACGGGGTTCGCTGTGCTGAGGTTGAGGGAGTGTCGCCGGGCAGAATCGAGCTGCGCCGCATCATCGAGACGTCTCCAAGCAGAGCTGCGGCCCGTCGATTCGGAACAGAGCTGGCTGTCACGCATGATGCCGGCGCCGCCTCGTTCGGCGCTCCGCCCGACGGCTGGGACGGGCCGCTCTTCATCGGCAGCCGAAGAATGCCCTCCGAGACGTCAGAGCACTGGGGCGACTTCTACGCGAGCGCGCGCGTTCTGCCGTTTCTCGATGTCGCCGAGCGCGCCGGCAACCTCACCGGGGCAGAGCGTGAAACGGTTGAGGCCGCGTGTGAGGTGATCTCTCGCGGCGCATTCGACGACGGCGAGACGCCAGCGCGCATTCACGGAGACTTGTGGAACGGAAACGTGCTGTGGGCAGAGCACGGCGTGGTTCTCATCGATCCCGCCGCCCACGGCGGACATCGGGAGACTGATCTCGCGATGCTCGCTCTCTTCGGGTGTCCGAATCTCGCTGATGTTCGTGAAGGCTATGAAGCCACGCATCCGCTCATGCCGGGGTGGGAGGAGCGCATCCCCGTTCACCAGCTGCATCCTCTCGCCGTGCACGCTGCGGGACACGGGCGCGGGTACGGCGTGGAGCTGGCACGTGCTGCGCGCGCTGTGCTTCAGCTCGGCTGA
- a CDS encoding acyltransferase family protein gives MPSAPETGSVPTRSKRVPLWDNARFACIVLVVVGHGIQRLVGDSDAALTVYLVIYSFHMPAFAFISGYFSKSGPPSIRQMKRVITDIVLPYVFMETIWTVVKFFAEGDETLNPTKPSWTLWFLLALAIFRLVLPYLALVRWPLFWAIVFSVGVGYLDNVDSTFSLARLFGILPFFVLGWRVKKWDLVTRLKLDAHTPWWLRLAALAVFAVWTAAVWTFIDVWRAIDLRYWFFYDQSYDGLGQDAWWAGAVRLAVIALNAVLIVAFLALIPRRHNMFTGFGQATMYVYLLHSFALYPIRESGLLKHEALADFLLPVMIAVSFLLAVLLSTSPVRRFFRPLIEPKPHWLFTRDDRLPAGPSRTDPTGSKRPKTESVPTVPPKSDDAER, from the coding sequence ATGCCGAGTGCACCCGAAACCGGATCCGTTCCGACTCGCAGCAAGCGTGTGCCCCTGTGGGACAACGCTCGGTTCGCGTGCATCGTGCTGGTCGTCGTGGGCCACGGCATCCAAAGGCTCGTTGGCGACTCGGATGCTGCGCTCACGGTGTATCTCGTGATCTATTCGTTCCACATGCCGGCGTTCGCGTTCATCAGCGGCTACTTCTCGAAGTCCGGTCCTCCGTCGATCAGGCAGATGAAGCGCGTGATCACCGACATCGTTCTTCCGTATGTCTTCATGGAGACGATCTGGACGGTCGTCAAGTTCTTCGCCGAAGGTGACGAGACGCTTAATCCCACGAAGCCGTCGTGGACCCTGTGGTTTCTTCTCGCTCTCGCGATCTTCCGTCTCGTGCTGCCGTACCTTGCACTCGTTCGCTGGCCGCTCTTCTGGGCCATCGTGTTCTCGGTCGGTGTCGGCTACCTCGATAACGTCGACAGCACGTTCTCGCTGGCGCGGCTGTTCGGCATTCTGCCGTTTTTCGTGCTCGGCTGGCGCGTGAAGAAGTGGGACCTCGTCACCCGCCTGAAGCTTGATGCGCACACTCCCTGGTGGCTCCGCCTCGCCGCGCTCGCAGTGTTCGCCGTGTGGACGGCAGCGGTCTGGACCTTCATCGACGTCTGGCGTGCGATCGACCTGCGGTACTGGTTCTTCTACGACCAGTCGTACGACGGGCTCGGTCAAGACGCGTGGTGGGCAGGCGCCGTGCGTCTTGCAGTGATTGCTCTGAATGCCGTGCTGATCGTCGCGTTCCTTGCGCTGATTCCCCGCCGTCACAACATGTTCACTGGGTTCGGTCAAGCGACGATGTACGTCTATCTGCTGCACAGCTTCGCGCTCTATCCGATCCGCGAATCTGGGCTTCTCAAGCACGAGGCACTCGCTGACTTCCTGCTGCCCGTCATGATTGCCGTGAGCTTTCTGCTCGCGGTTCTGTTGTCGACGTCCCCAGTTCGCCGGTTCTTCCGCCCGCTCATTGAGCCAAAACCGCACTGGCTCTTCACGCGCGACGATCGTCTCCCTGCGGGGCCGAGCCGCACCGACCCAACGGGATCGAAGCGACCGAAGACCGAGAGCGTCCCGACTGTGCCACCGAAGTCTGACGACGCCGAACGGTGA
- a CDS encoding DUF3376 domain-containing protein, with the protein MTDSSQYIVALGIGSPASLSLQSPDGVGAGPNGHVLRVALALRGGVSLAVWIGGAIAELDVARRVSLRRTSDGWDGFYTPPSGTDPPSLDAPEIARARVYARLLADAGLDAVEIDVLAGASAGGLNAVVYAVAQRAGASVNTLLETWQDAADIRQLLQPPGFGRVDSLLRGDYYFWPRVTRALHDLHTADDVPRNHGHRAPRVSIDLAATVIDSADRSVPGARDSRGYFHFVGDETDEGSEAGRGIPREIGDGVDLARLSYAARSTSSYPGAFEPALIFSKTKRPDERVEGDETHIDMSYAFSGHRPTWNHPFRVIDGSILDEVPIDQAFKAARRSASTTRSSRLVLYLDPSPLAPSPRTIRPTHYGPPEPARGPLSVLRRFSDRQSRILNVLRADSWSAEEREPGSEEIARIERFRLALLREIARGDAYAAARTAAGFDRDAATRAYVRYRASADVEHLSAVTTDPSAWQSSANLDSRSVWAPWDAGDREDLERVADDRYSRVSDQPRLTSPGIRAIACGPQAALDAALCGLSWVRAIEQLPPALRRSDPPVADIRLRLYTVLGRATDLRDASTVRVLDAGEARPRIAQRAIDAWIEAQGNADVDALWRQLDDVVTMLRNASPPAEADETWAHSPFSAFPRKDAGARDLAPFLAPRGIPEPISSLTFDRLTADEPPAHPEQFGALIRRRQRRRARIALSLDPADVTDETTERLFHAPSLSSDDKLSGSLLFNFGGFLSRKWRANDWWWGRLDAAAAIVRILAERSTSSPSSRRAVPDDVDEVQSSLFAELAASDDAPLSDTAEKPRTTQEIRDAFEFGGDTLNNLAGQYRLAIASRSLRVASRALTRSVGPIGRVLVALARPFAVGLPAAAIPVRAALIGATVGLAAAVIAGLNGLIGPTELSMTWPAHVISAVIIAAACAGFINASKRWRHVIRRLHHVSIPLPRDTIPDMVMLRRSARAQGAVLCVLASVTAAAGSATVALRGLDATWWILSVAAAIVAGCSRARSLSPSPSPGRHYVLSISVFAAWAASVIAAPAVLGPLQLSHRWTTPVTVVLTGAVVSALLTVGWLRAAPTMRGLLANPLATSMLSALAGSAPVWIATRVTDTPFPTLTTLSTVVLAILLWGSVLWWLPELPPSTRDRFTDDDARRPSAP; encoded by the coding sequence ATGACGGATTCGTCGCAATACATCGTCGCCCTCGGCATCGGTTCTCCAGCATCCCTCAGCCTTCAGTCGCCCGACGGAGTCGGTGCCGGCCCGAACGGGCACGTCCTGCGGGTCGCCCTTGCCCTGCGGGGCGGCGTCAGCCTTGCCGTCTGGATCGGCGGGGCCATCGCAGAACTCGATGTTGCCCGGCGCGTGAGTCTTCGCCGAACGTCAGACGGATGGGACGGCTTCTACACTCCCCCGTCGGGAACCGACCCGCCCTCGCTCGACGCGCCCGAGATCGCGAGAGCGCGCGTGTATGCGCGCCTTCTCGCGGACGCCGGCCTTGACGCCGTTGAGATCGACGTGCTTGCTGGGGCAAGCGCGGGCGGCCTCAACGCCGTCGTCTATGCCGTCGCGCAGCGAGCGGGCGCGAGCGTCAACACTCTTCTCGAGACATGGCAGGATGCCGCGGACATCCGGCAGCTCCTGCAGCCGCCAGGCTTCGGCCGCGTCGACTCCCTGCTGCGCGGGGATTACTACTTCTGGCCGCGCGTCACTCGCGCTCTTCACGATCTGCATACAGCTGACGATGTTCCTCGAAACCACGGGCACCGAGCGCCTCGTGTGAGCATTGACCTCGCGGCAACAGTCATCGACAGCGCGGACAGGAGCGTGCCCGGTGCGCGCGACAGTCGCGGTTACTTTCATTTCGTCGGGGACGAAACTGACGAAGGCTCCGAAGCCGGCCGGGGCATTCCACGCGAGATCGGCGACGGCGTCGACCTCGCGCGCCTCTCCTACGCCGCGCGGTCAACGTCCTCGTACCCGGGAGCGTTCGAACCTGCGCTCATCTTCTCGAAGACGAAGCGTCCAGACGAACGGGTCGAAGGCGACGAAACGCACATCGACATGTCATACGCGTTCAGCGGACATCGGCCGACGTGGAATCATCCGTTTCGCGTGATTGATGGCAGCATCCTCGACGAGGTGCCCATCGACCAGGCGTTCAAGGCCGCTCGACGGTCCGCGTCGACGACGCGGTCGTCGCGCCTTGTGCTCTATCTCGATCCGAGCCCGCTGGCTCCTTCTCCGCGCACGATCCGCCCCACGCACTATGGTCCGCCCGAGCCCGCTCGCGGACCGCTCTCTGTGCTGCGGCGCTTTTCGGACAGACAATCGCGCATCCTCAACGTGCTCAGAGCAGACAGCTGGTCAGCCGAGGAGCGCGAGCCCGGCTCCGAGGAGATCGCTCGCATTGAACGGTTCCGCTTGGCATTGCTCCGCGAGATTGCCAGGGGCGACGCTTATGCCGCGGCTCGTACAGCAGCCGGATTCGATCGGGATGCTGCCACGCGTGCATATGTCAGGTATCGAGCCTCTGCAGACGTGGAGCATCTCAGCGCTGTCACGACCGACCCGTCGGCCTGGCAGAGCTCCGCAAATCTCGACTCACGCTCCGTATGGGCTCCATGGGATGCCGGAGACCGCGAGGATCTTGAGCGCGTCGCCGACGACCGCTATTCGCGAGTGTCTGACCAGCCTCGTCTGACATCGCCCGGTATCCGCGCCATTGCTTGCGGGCCCCAGGCCGCACTCGACGCCGCCCTGTGCGGCTTGTCCTGGGTGCGCGCGATCGAGCAGCTGCCGCCCGCTCTCCGGCGCTCCGACCCGCCCGTCGCCGACATTCGGCTCAGGCTCTATACGGTGCTCGGTCGAGCAACCGACCTGCGCGATGCATCGACAGTTCGCGTGCTCGACGCGGGTGAAGCACGGCCGAGAATTGCTCAGCGCGCCATCGATGCCTGGATCGAGGCGCAGGGCAACGCCGACGTCGATGCACTCTGGCGACAGCTCGACGACGTCGTCACGATGCTCCGCAACGCGTCTCCGCCCGCCGAAGCAGATGAGACGTGGGCGCACAGCCCATTCAGCGCCTTCCCCCGCAAAGACGCCGGTGCGCGCGACCTCGCGCCGTTTCTCGCCCCGCGCGGAATCCCTGAGCCGATCAGCTCGCTGACGTTTGATCGTCTCACGGCAGATGAGCCACCCGCGCACCCTGAGCAGTTCGGTGCTCTCATACGTCGGCGCCAGAGGCGTCGAGCCCGAATCGCCCTCTCTCTCGATCCCGCAGACGTCACTGATGAGACGACAGAGCGCCTCTTTCACGCTCCGTCCCTGTCGTCAGATGACAAACTCTCCGGCTCGCTTTTGTTCAATTTCGGCGGCTTCCTCAGCAGAAAGTGGAGAGCAAACGACTGGTGGTGGGGACGGCTCGACGCTGCCGCGGCGATCGTGCGGATCCTTGCAGAACGGTCAACAAGCTCCCCTTCCTCGCGCCGCGCCGTACCCGACGACGTCGACGAGGTTCAGTCGTCGCTCTTCGCTGAACTCGCCGCCTCAGACGATGCTCCGCTTTCTGACACCGCCGAGAAGCCTCGAACGACGCAGGAGATCCGTGACGCCTTCGAGTTCGGCGGCGACACGCTGAACAACCTCGCGGGTCAGTATCGTCTCGCCATCGCCTCGCGCAGCCTTCGCGTGGCATCGCGCGCTCTCACGAGATCGGTGGGTCCGATCGGACGCGTTCTCGTGGCACTCGCTCGCCCGTTCGCCGTCGGTCTGCCCGCCGCGGCGATACCGGTGCGCGCTGCCCTGATCGGGGCGACGGTCGGGCTGGCCGCCGCGGTCATCGCCGGTCTCAACGGGCTGATCGGGCCCACTGAACTCTCGATGACGTGGCCGGCCCACGTCATCTCGGCGGTGATTATCGCGGCGGCGTGCGCGGGGTTCATCAACGCCTCGAAACGGTGGCGGCACGTCATCCGGCGCTTGCATCACGTATCGATTCCGCTGCCCCGCGACACGATTCCCGACATGGTCATGCTTCGCAGGAGCGCGCGGGCGCAGGGTGCCGTTCTGTGCGTTCTCGCGAGTGTTACGGCGGCTGCTGGGTCAGCTACCGTGGCGCTTCGCGGGCTCGATGCCACGTGGTGGATTCTCTCCGTGGCTGCCGCAATCGTCGCAGGCTGTTCACGGGCGCGCTCGCTTTCTCCGTCACCGTCGCCGGGGAGACACTACGTGCTGAGCATCAGCGTCTTTGCCGCGTGGGCAGCGAGCGTCATTGCCGCCCCCGCGGTTCTCGGCCCCTTGCAACTCAGCCATCGGTGGACGACGCCTGTCACTGTGGTGCTCACGGGAGCCGTTGTCTCCGCCTTGCTCACGGTCGGATGGCTGAGGGCAGCGCCGACGATGCGCGGTCTTCTCGCCAATCCTCTCGCGACGAGCATGCTTTCCGCGCTGGCGGGATCCGCCCCCGTCTGGATCGCCACCCGCGTCACCGACACTCCCTTCCCGACTCTCACGACGCTCTCGACTGTCGTCCTCGCCATCCTCCTCTGGGGATCGGTGCTGTGGTGGCTTCCCGAGCTTCCACCGAGCACACGTGACCGCTTCACCGATGACGATGCTCGCCGCCCCTCCGCCCCCTGA